A stretch of DNA from Maridesulfovibrio sp.:
AATACGGATAAAAATTTCAATTTAAACCCAAATTATAAAACTGTTTCTCTCAAAAAAAGATCCAACTTTTTAGTATATTAGAAAAAAACATTTATTTTTTACCCCTTTTACCCCTTCAACCCGTCTAGCAAACAAATTCGATTCTTGTAGGCTTTCCTCAAACGTCAAAAAACGGAGGAAAGCTTATGAGAACCGAATCAAACCAGACTTCATACCACTTGCCTAATACGGGCTTTGTGAGACTTGTAGATGTCCTGAAGGTCATCCCGGTATCTAAAACAACATGGTGGAAAGGTATCCAGACCGGAAGATTCCCGAAGCCGGTCAAACTCACTGAGCGCACAACAGCATGGCGTGTTTGTGATATTCGTAGACTGATTGAAGAACTCCCAAATCAGAGCGAAGCCTAACATGTCTAATATGGCGTCCATGGCTTTTGAGGGGAGTAACCTGCTCCCCTCGCCAACCTCTTTCCCGCAAGGAGTTCTTCCGGCCAGTGTTGAAGACTCGCTATCTGTAGCGGCTTCAGCTTTTACGGTTCCTTTTGCCGTTCCTGCCGTAACCTTTCTTGCTGTGATCGGTGCAGCCGTCGGAAGAACCAGAGGCCTTGAAGTTAAACCAAGCTGGATCACGCACCCAAATCTATACTGGGCCCTTGTAGCGCGGTCAGGCATGGGTAAAAGTCCGTGCTCAAATGCCATATTGAAACCAATTCATGAGCAAGAAAATGCTGCATTTAAAGAGCATAAGCGAGAGTTAGAAGCATACGAGCTGGAATTAAGGGAATGGCAAAGCTCTTTTGCTCGCGCTCAACGCA
This window harbors:
- a CDS encoding AlpA family phage regulatory protein — protein: MRTESNQTSYHLPNTGFVRLVDVLKVIPVSKTTWWKGIQTGRFPKPVKLTERTTAWRVCDIRRLIEELPNQSEA